The Streptomyces sp. NBC_01268 genome window below encodes:
- a CDS encoding NAD-dependent malic enzyme: protein MATAPSVSYSMTVRLEVPASGTAVSQLTTAVETHGGSVTGLDVTASGHEKLRIDVTIAATSTAHADEIVQQLRGIEGVVLGKVSDRTFLMHLGGKIEMASKHPIRNRDDLSMIYTPGVARVCMAIAENPEDARRLTIKRNSVAVVTDGSAVLGLGNIGPKAALPVMEGKAALFKRFAGIDAWPICLDTQDPDAIVEVVKAIAPGFAGINLEDISAPRCFEIEARLREALDIPVFHDDQHGTAIVVLASLTNALRVVGKGIGDVRVVMSGAGAAGTAILKLLIAAGVKHAVVADIHGVVHAGREDLVDAEPDSPLRWIADNTNPEGVTGTLKEAVVGADVFIGVSAPNVLGAADVAAMAEGAIVFALANPDPEVDPAIARQTAAVVATGRSDFPNQINNVLVFPGVFRGLLDAQSRTVNTEMMLAAASALADVVTEDELNPNYIIPSVFNDKVAGAVAGAVRNAAKAAGAGA from the coding sequence CCTGGACGTGACCGCATCCGGCCACGAGAAGCTGCGGATCGACGTCACCATCGCCGCGACCTCCACCGCGCACGCGGACGAGATCGTCCAGCAGCTGCGCGGCATCGAGGGCGTCGTGCTCGGCAAGGTCTCCGACCGTACGTTCCTGATGCACCTCGGCGGCAAGATCGAGATGGCGTCCAAGCACCCCATCCGCAACCGTGACGACCTCTCGATGATCTACACCCCGGGCGTGGCCCGCGTGTGCATGGCGATCGCCGAGAACCCCGAGGACGCCCGCCGCCTCACCATCAAGCGCAACTCCGTCGCAGTCGTGACGGACGGCTCCGCCGTCCTCGGCCTCGGCAACATCGGCCCCAAGGCCGCCCTGCCCGTCATGGAGGGCAAGGCGGCCCTCTTCAAGCGCTTCGCGGGCATCGACGCGTGGCCGATCTGCCTGGACACCCAGGACCCGGACGCCATCGTCGAGGTCGTCAAGGCGATCGCCCCCGGCTTCGCGGGCATCAACCTGGAGGACATCTCCGCGCCGCGCTGCTTCGAGATCGAGGCCCGGCTGCGCGAGGCCCTGGACATCCCGGTCTTCCACGACGACCAGCACGGCACCGCGATCGTCGTGCTCGCCTCGCTGACCAACGCCCTGCGCGTGGTGGGCAAGGGCATCGGTGACGTACGGGTCGTCATGTCCGGTGCGGGCGCGGCCGGTACGGCCATCCTGAAGCTGCTCATCGCGGCCGGCGTGAAGCACGCGGTCGTCGCCGACATCCACGGCGTCGTGCACGCGGGCCGCGAGGACCTGGTGGACGCCGAGCCCGACTCGCCGCTGCGCTGGATCGCCGACAACACCAACCCGGAGGGCGTCACCGGCACCCTCAAGGAGGCGGTCGTCGGCGCGGACGTCTTCATCGGCGTCTCGGCCCCCAACGTGCTCGGCGCGGCCGACGTGGCCGCCATGGCGGAAGGCGCGATCGTGTTCGCGCTCGCGAACCCGGACCCCGAGGTGGACCCGGCGATCGCCCGTCAGACGGCCGCCGTCGTGGCCACCGGCCGCTCGGACTTCCCGAACCAGATCAACAACGTGCTGGTCTTCCCGGGCGTCTTCCGCGGCCTCCTGGACGCCCAGTCCCGGACGGTCAACACCGAGATGATGCTGGCCGCGGCCAGCGCCCTCGCGGACGTCGTCACCGAGGACGAGCTGAACCCGAACTACATCATCCCGTCGGTCTTCAACGACAAGGTCGCGGGCGCGGTGGCCGGCGCGGTGCGCAACGCGGCGAAGGCGGCGGGCGCGGGCGCCTGA
- the murA gene encoding UDP-N-acetylglucosamine 1-carboxyvinyltransferase, with product MTGTDSHDVLLVHGGTPLEGEIRVRGAKNLVPKAMVAALLGSEPSRLRNVPDIRDVRVVRGLLQLHGVTVRPGEEPGELIMDPTHVESANVADIDAHAGSSRIPILFCGPLLHRLGHAFIPGLGGCDIGGRPIDFHFEVLRKFGATIEKRADGQYLEAPQRLRGTKIELPYPSVGATEQVLLTAVLAEGVTELSNAAVEPEIEDLICVLQKMGAIIAMDTDRTIRITGVDKLGGYNHKALSDRLEAASWASAALATEGNIYVRGAQQRSMMTFLNTYRKVGGAFEIDDEGIRFWHPGGSLNAIALETDVHPGFQTDWQQPLVVALTQASGLSIVHETVYESRLGFTSALNQMGAHIQLYRECLGGSDCRFGQRNFLHSAVVSGPTKLQGADLVIPDLRGGFSYLIAALAAQGTSRVHGIDLINRGYENFMEKLVELGAKVELPGSALV from the coding sequence ATGACCGGCACAGACAGCCATGACGTACTGCTTGTCCATGGTGGCACCCCGCTCGAGGGCGAGATCCGCGTCCGCGGCGCGAAGAACCTCGTGCCCAAGGCGATGGTCGCCGCCCTGCTCGGCAGCGAGCCGAGCCGACTGCGCAACGTGCCCGACATCCGTGACGTCCGCGTGGTCCGCGGACTGCTCCAGCTGCACGGCGTGACGGTCCGCCCCGGCGAGGAGCCGGGTGAGCTGATCATGGACCCGACGCACGTGGAGTCGGCCAACGTGGCCGACATCGACGCGCACGCCGGCTCCTCGCGGATCCCGATCCTCTTCTGCGGCCCGCTGCTGCACCGCCTCGGCCACGCCTTCATCCCGGGCCTGGGCGGCTGCGACATCGGCGGCCGGCCGATCGACTTCCACTTCGAGGTGCTCCGCAAGTTCGGCGCGACCATCGAGAAGCGGGCGGACGGCCAGTACCTGGAGGCCCCGCAGCGGCTGCGCGGCACCAAGATCGAGCTGCCGTACCCGTCGGTCGGCGCGACCGAGCAGGTGCTGCTGACCGCGGTCCTCGCCGAGGGTGTCACCGAGCTGTCCAACGCGGCCGTGGAGCCGGAGATCGAGGACCTCATCTGCGTGCTGCAGAAGATGGGCGCGATCATCGCGATGGACACCGACCGGACCATCCGGATCACCGGTGTCGACAAGCTGGGCGGCTACAACCACAAGGCGCTCTCGGACCGTCTGGAGGCCGCCTCCTGGGCGTCCGCCGCACTGGCCACCGAGGGCAACATCTACGTGCGCGGCGCGCAGCAGCGCTCGATGATGACCTTCCTCAACACGTACCGGAAGGTCGGCGGCGCCTTCGAGATCGACGACGAGGGCATCCGCTTCTGGCACCCGGGCGGCTCGCTCAACGCGATCGCCCTGGAGACCGACGTCCACCCCGGTTTCCAGACCGACTGGCAGCAGCCGCTGGTCGTCGCCCTGACGCAGGCCTCGGGCCTGTCCATCGTCCACGAGACGGTGTACGAGTCGCGGCTCGGCTTCACCTCGGCGCTGAACCAGATGGGCGCTCACATCCAGCTGTACCGCGAGTGCCTGGGCGGCTCGGACTGCCGCTTCGGCCAGCGCAACTTCCTGCACTCGGCGGTCGTCAGCGGCCCGACCAAGCTGCAGGGCGCCGACCTGGTCATCCCCGACCTGCGCGGCGGCTTCTCGTACCTGATCGCGGCCCTCGCGGCCCAGGGCACCTCGCGGGTGCACGGCATCGACCTGATCAACCGCGGCTACGAGAACTTCATGGAGAAGCTGGTCGAGCTCGGCGCCAAGGTCGAGCTCCCGGGCAGCGCGCTCGTCTAG
- a CDS encoding HU family DNA-binding protein has translation MNRSELVAALADRAEVTRKDADAVLAALAETVGEVVAKGDEKVTIPGFLTFERTHRAARTARNPQTGDPINIPAGYSVKVSAGSKLKEAAKGK, from the coding sequence ATGAACCGCAGTGAGCTGGTGGCCGCCCTGGCCGACCGTGCCGAGGTGACCCGCAAGGACGCCGACGCCGTTCTGGCCGCGCTCGCCGAGACCGTCGGCGAGGTCGTCGCCAAGGGTGACGAGAAGGTCACCATCCCCGGCTTCCTGACCTTCGAGCGCACCCACCGTGCCGCTCGCACCGCTCGTAACCCGCAGACCGGCGACCCGATCAACATCCCGGCCGGCTACAGCGTGAAGGTCTCCGCGGGCTCGAAGCTCAAGGAAGCCGCCAAGGGCAAGTAA